In a single window of the Antedon mediterranea chromosome 1, ecAntMedi1.1, whole genome shotgun sequence genome:
- the LOC140060353 gene encoding decapping and exoribonuclease protein-like, which yields MKRSIDDLSTEESSTSNAASSKHTKDERVERKILQVQPISRFNGKFPFFRQPVEVGCFSMDKDRKLHTDARMLKYLYDTREKSVHYDLQHGYSVYEKRDDDVKERLNNIMRWILGMKKHFVLEAKKKDDDDPKIRSLNTDFVAWRGHFTKIMCTPYEQREGWMMAVTLFRGTYYISEVETKENKERRKNMSDREKEMGYWGYKFEQYMTSVDGLQEPNTNVPVNNSEAYCSVVRTRLNKHSMIYTGEVDCCLNDPKLQPPSNYIELKTNRILYAPNNKRNFHRFKLLKWWAQSFLIGVPTIIGGFRDDEGIVLQVERFNTFEIPDIVRQSQEHAWNASVCMNFCDYFLNYVKFQVTQDDPRVVYLFERRPGSNQVTYTIEEGQPHQFVPEWYISQFVA from the exons ATGAAACGTTCTATTGATGACCTATCCACTGAAGAATCGTCAACTTCAAATGCAGCATCTTCAAAACATACAAAAGATGAACGTGTAGAAAGAAAGATTCTACAAGTCCAGCCAATTTCTAGGTTTAATGGTAAATTTCCTTTCTTCCGTCAACCAGTGGAAGTGGGATGTTTTTCAATGGATAAGGACCGGAAACTCCACACAGATGCTCGCATGTTGAAATATCTGTATGACACAAGAGAGAAAAGTGTCCATTATGATTTGCAGCATGGGTACAGCGTTTATGAGAAGCGTGATGATGATGTGAAGGAAAGACTCAATAATATTATGAGATGGATTTTGGGGATGAAGAAACATTTTGTGTTAGAAGCAAagaaaaaagatgatgatgatccaAAAATACGAAG tttaaacACAGACTTTGTTGCTTGGCGAGGACATTTCACGAAAATAATGTGCACACCATATGAACAACGAGAGGGGTGGATGATGGCTGTCACGTTATTCCGTGGCACTTATTACATAAGTGAAGTGGAAACAAAAGAGAATAAAGAACGAAGAAAAAACATGTCGGACAGGGAGAAAGAAATGGGGTACTGGGGGTACAAGTTTGAGCAGTATATGACAAGTG TGGACGGACTTCAAGAGCCAAATACAAATGTTCCAGTAAATAACTCTGAGGCTTACTGCAGTGTTGTCCGTACTCGTTTGAATAAACACTCAATGATTTATACTGGAGAGGTTGATTGCTGTCTCAATGACCCTAAACTTCAACCTCCATCTAATTATAtagaattaaaaacaaacaggATCCTATATGCACCCAACAATAAGAGGAACTTCCACAG GTTTAAGTTATTAAAGTGGTGGGCACAGTCATTTCTCATAGGTGTTCCCACAATTATTGGGGGATTTCGAGATGACGAGGGTATTGTACTACAGGTGGAGAGGTTCAACACCTTTGAAATACCTGACATTGTTAGACAGTCACag gaGCATGCTTGGAATGCATCTGTGTGTATGAATTTCTGtgactattttttaaattatgtgaaGTTTCAAGTGACACAAGATGACCCAAG AgttgtatatttatttgaacGCAGACCTGGCAGTAATCAAGTCACATACACAATTGAAGAAGGCCAGCCCCATCAGTTTGTACCGGAGTGGTATATAAGCCAGTTTGTTgcataa
- the LOC140060347 gene encoding baculoviral IAP repeat-containing protein 5-like yields the protein MASDKMLEDQKKYPEFLMNTYSTRLLSFSDWPFTEGCACTPEKMADAGFYHCPTVHEPDAVKCFLCFKELDGWEPDDNPMSEHKRHSPNCVFINLKKDYEDLTMEEFLKLESTRQQNKLMKVAETAMKEFKHQASKTREQIELLSKNL from the exons ATGGCTAGTGATAAGATGTTAGAAGATCAAAAGAAGTATCCTGAATTCTTAATGAATACATATTCAACACGACTTTTATCATTTTCCGATTGGCCATTTACTGAAGGTTGTGCTTGTACACCAGAAAAG ATGGCAGATGCAGGGTTCTACCACTGCCCAACAGTTCATGAACCTGATGCAGTTAAATGCTTCTTATGTTTCAAAGAACTTGATGGCTGGGAGCCTGATGACAACCCAAT GTCAGAACATAAACGCCATTCTCCCAATTGTGTGTTTATCAACTTAAAAAAAGATTATGAGGATTTGACAATGGAAGAATTCCTGAAATTGGAGTCTACGCGTCAGCAAAATAAACTG ATGAAAGTTGCAGAGACTGCCATGAAGGAATTCAAGCATCAAGCTTCTAAAACTAGAGAACAAATTGAATTgttatcaaagaacttataa
- the LOC140060399 gene encoding uncharacterized protein, with translation MASTTAHNMTTRQGHSAGTILTNRSKNITVINPYVTRRAETAGSTKKGTRWMHRTTIDFSLDTPDSEHFYDTSTRSAFGGSRRLPPGVRLTRCPTLHTSHFDINMDNKQYFNTFYKHSFQQKPTEHPSSIQYPMVVNRSHNVVGTDMQTVLRRHGNRLNYWSSYADTHSRLGLQRGEGVERTLKPRQKYDILSGNTLGTEPHQEWHRISGNRVMHARRQDAVERFVLG, from the exons ATGGCATCAACCACTGCACACAATATGACCACCAGACAGGGCCATTCGGCTGGTACCATTTTAACAAACCGATcaaaaaatataactgtaatTAATCCATATGTGACACGACGAGCCGAAACAGCCGGGTCAACAAAAAAAGGAACAAGATGGATGCATCGCACTACAATTGATTTTAGTTTAGATACACCGGATTCAGAACATTTCTATGACACATCAACTAGATCg GCTTTTGGCGGTTCTCGAAGGCTTCCACCAGGTGTGAGGTTGACTAGATGTCCAACGTTACACACGTCCCATTTTGATATCAATATGGATAACAAgcaatattttaatacattCTACAAACATTCATTTCAGCAGAAACCTACTGAGCAT CCATCTTCTATACAGTATCCTATGGTAGTGAACAGGAGTCATAACGTAGTCGGGACAGACATGCAAACTGTCTTACGTCGCCATGGAAATAGATTAAATTATTGGAGTTCATACGCTGACACCCACTCTAGGCTTGGTTTGCAGAGAGGGGAGGGCGTAGAAAGAACTTTAAAACCACGACAAAAATATGATATTCTATCAG gtaACACTCTTGGTACTGAACCACACCAAGAATGGCATAGAATTTCCGGAAACAGAGTTATGCATGCAAGACGTCAAGATGCTGTAGAACGCTTTGTTCTTGGATAG
- the LOC140060331 gene encoding cilia- and flagella-associated protein 184-like, translating to MAEEQSEVPIAATDELQPTTEIAEENATSIAEDTENKAVSVAEEPEEKTSDDPQQTESGNENTQPAEIAAPEEAEAGETGEATNEEQTTKNTGNDGDASADKQEEAEKVTEDGVKDEVKDGEEKDDNAEDGVKDGEEKDGNTEDGVVEPTAEEGNTEVIRKDSAQPDELQMTNDGEQLPESSTFTDGERPETPIVAVIDPLSREGSPVQEPETFPPGTPEREASPLIEYEEYDEEGYEEKMMSREELIECYQAAIVEREQLQTTNTQFQHKLAEYFRKKKTDDQRQEMDKNVTDQEQRYLKYMSNLEELRKQEEEETKHLQDQEEDLSYKKDEKLELVEIETNQFAEFKKQTALNAINTRTGKPILPKDVEQYLMNEVKKEDEVKMVRLDNIKLKNRLKKREQQLKAKEELAEGLHLIDFEQLKIENQTYNEKIEERNEELLKLRKKITSTVQVLTHVKEKLQFVQAENQVQKANLRDVEELVAKKRDVLSRTKRARDKLRIDNQRQMQKCGLLGNKPLLRDFEERKDEGDNLRSRLEYLKRQHAELTLDSNGLRRKIEEAKSVHN from the exons ATGGCAGAAGAACAGTCAgag GTACCTATAGCTGCTACTGATGAGCTGCAACCAACTACTGAAATTGCAGAAGAGAATGCTACAAGCATAGCCGAGGATACTGAAAATAAGGCAGTATCAGTTGCAGAGGAGCCTGAAGAGAAAACATCTGATGATCCTCAACAAACTGAGTCTG gTAATGAGAATACACAGCCAGCTGAAATAGCTGCACCCGAGGAGGCTGAAGCAGGAGAAACTGGAGAGGCAACCAATGAGGAACAGACAACTAAGAATACTGGAAATGATGGAGATGCATCGGCAGACAAACAAGAAGAAGCAGAGAAGGTTACAGAGGATGGAGTGAAAGATGAAGTAAAAGATGGAGAGGAAAAGGATGACAATGCTGAAGATGGTGTAAAAGATGGAGAGGAAAAGGATGGCAATACTGAAGATGGTGTTGTTGAACCAACAGCAGAAGAAG GAAACACAGAGGTTATTAGGAAAGACAGTGCACAGCCAGACGAATTGCAAATGACGAATGATGGAGAACAACTTCCGGAGAGCAGTACATTTACTGACGGTGAGAGGCCAGAGACGCCAATTGTGGCTGTGATTGATCCACTATCAAGGGAAGGTAGTCCTGtccaggaaccagaaacctttCCACCAGGAACCCCCGAGAGAGAAG cGTCCCCACTCATAGAGTATGAAGAGTATGACGAGGAAGGATATGAAGAAAAGATGATGTCAAGAGAAGAGTTAATAGAATGCTATCAA GCTGCTATCGTAGAGCGTGAGCAACTACAGACAACAAACACTCAGTTCCAGCACAAACTAGCTGAGTATTTTAGAAAGAAGAAGACTGATGACCAACGCCAAGAAATGGATAAAAATGTAACCGATCAAGAACAGCGCTATCTAAAGTATATGT CAAACCTTGAAGAACTAAGAAAGCAGGAAGAAGAAGAAACGAAACATCTTCAAGATCAGGAGGAAGATTTAAGTTACAAGAAAGATGAGAAATTAGAATTAGTGGAAATTGAAACCAACCAATTTGCAGAATTCAAAAAGCAAACAGCACTAAATGCTATTAACACCAGGACGGGAAAGCCTATTTTGCCAAAG GACGTTGAACAATATTTAATGAATGAAGTAAAGAAAGAAGACGAAGTAAAGATGGTACGAttagacaatataaaattaaagaatCGATTGAAAAAAAGAGAACAGCAACTGAAAGCAAAAGAAGAGCTTGCTGAAGGTCTTCATCTCATTGACTTTGAACAACTTAAGATTGAAAATCAAACATACAATGAAAAAATCGAGGAAAGAAATGAG GAACTTTTGAAACTAAGGAAAAAAATAACAAGTACTGTTCAAGTTTTAACCCATGTGAAGGAAAAGCTACAGTTTGTACAAGCAGAGAATCAGGTTCAGAAGGCAAACCTTAGAGATGTTGAAGAGCTTGTTGCCAAA aaaagaGATGTTTTATCACGTACCAAGAGAGCACGAGACAAGTTACGAATTGACAATCAACGGCAAATGCAAAAGTGTGGCCTTCTTGGTAACAAGCCACTATTACGCGACTTTGAAGAACGAAAGGATGAAGGGGATAACTTAAGGTCGCGCCTCGAGTATTTAAAACGGCAACATGCAGAGTTAACACTAGATAGTAATGGTTTGAGAAGAAAAATAGAAGAGGCAAAATCTGtccataattaa